In one Bacillus thuringiensis genomic region, the following are encoded:
- the mazG gene encoding nucleoside triphosphate pyrophosphohydrolase, with the protein MSGIITILGLGAGELDQLTMGVYRKIKEADHLFVRTKEHPVIEELEKEGVQYTSFDAVYEAHDTFEIVYETIANKLLEQAEGTEIIYAVPGHPLVAERTVQLLLEKGEVSNVEVRIEGGQSFLDPMFASLKIDPIEGFQLLDATSFERGQLELRQHLIFCQVYDAFVASDVKLTLMEMLPDDYEVYIVTAAGTSFEQVKKVPLYMLDHETELNNLTSVYVPPVQERASLYQQFDVLREIIAELRGPNGCPWDKKQTHQSLKKYLIEEAYEVLEAIDEEDDDHLVEELGDILLQVMLHAQIGEDEGWFSIDDIIRTLSEKMVRRHPHVFGNTDVNSADEVIANWEEIKKQEKGFVKESVLNGVPKSLPQLLRAYEIQKKAGKVGFDWVDVQPMIEKALEEWQEFQQEVTNMDEEKMLGEFGDLLFAFVNIARHYKIDPEEALRSTNEKFTGRFLYMEAKVAEMNKEMKDLSLEQLDVLWEEAKQTER; encoded by the coding sequence GTGAGTGGAATCATTACTATTTTAGGTTTAGGAGCTGGTGAATTAGATCAGCTAACGATGGGTGTATATCGAAAAATAAAAGAAGCAGACCATCTGTTTGTTAGAACGAAAGAACATCCAGTTATAGAAGAATTGGAGAAAGAAGGCGTACAATATACGTCTTTTGATGCTGTATATGAAGCACATGATACGTTTGAAATTGTATATGAAACAATTGCGAATAAATTGCTAGAACAAGCTGAAGGTACAGAAATTATCTATGCTGTTCCCGGGCATCCACTTGTAGCAGAAAGAACAGTTCAGCTACTGTTGGAAAAAGGAGAAGTTTCAAATGTTGAAGTGCGAATTGAGGGTGGACAAAGTTTCCTTGATCCTATGTTTGCAAGTCTAAAGATTGATCCGATTGAAGGATTCCAATTACTTGATGCTACATCATTTGAAAGAGGGCAATTAGAACTGCGTCAACATTTAATCTTTTGCCAAGTATATGATGCATTCGTTGCATCTGATGTGAAATTAACATTAATGGAGATGTTACCAGATGATTATGAAGTGTATATCGTAACAGCTGCAGGAACTTCATTTGAACAAGTAAAGAAGGTACCGTTGTACATGTTAGATCATGAAACGGAATTGAATAATTTAACGAGTGTGTACGTGCCGCCAGTTCAGGAGCGTGCGTCCTTGTATCAACAGTTTGATGTTCTTAGAGAAATTATTGCGGAACTTCGTGGTCCAAATGGTTGTCCGTGGGATAAAAAGCAAACACATCAATCATTAAAGAAATATTTAATTGAGGAAGCTTATGAAGTGTTGGAAGCAATCGATGAAGAGGATGATGATCACTTAGTAGAAGAATTAGGTGATATATTATTACAAGTTATGCTTCATGCTCAAATCGGAGAAGATGAAGGTTGGTTCTCTATAGATGATATCATTCGAACTCTATCTGAGAAAATGGTTCGTCGCCATCCGCATGTGTTTGGAAATACGGATGTAAACAGCGCTGATGAAGTGATTGCAAATTGGGAAGAGATTAAAAAACAAGAAAAAGGATTCGTGAAAGAATCTGTTTTAAATGGCGTTCCAAAAAGTTTGCCGCAGTTACTACGCGCCTATGAAATTCAGAAGAAAGCTGGTAAGGTTGGATTTGATTGGGTTGATGTGCAACCGATGATAGAGAAAGCCTTGGAAGAATGGCAAGAGTTCCAACAAGAAGTTACAAATATGGATGAGGAAAAGATGCTAGGTGAGTTTGGTGATTTACTCTTTGCATTTGTTAATATAGCTCGTCATTACAAAATAGATCCAGAAGAGGCGTTACGTTCAACTAATGAGAAATTCACTGGTCGTTTTTTATACATGGAGGCAAAAGTAGCTGAAATGAATAAAGAGATGAAAGATTTATCATTAGAACAGTTAGATGTTTTATGGGAAGAAGCGAAACAGACAGAGCGTTAA
- a CDS encoding RNA-binding S4 domain-containing protein produces the protein MRLDKFLKVSRLIKRRTLAKEVADQGRISINGQVAKASSDVKVADELTIRFGQKIVTVKINELKETTKKEDAANMYSLVREEKVKAEEGLF, from the coding sequence ATGCGTCTAGATAAGTTTTTAAAAGTATCACGTTTAATTAAAAGAAGAACATTAGCGAAAGAAGTAGCTGATCAAGGAAGAATATCTATTAATGGTCAGGTGGCAAAAGCGAGTTCTGATGTGAAAGTAGCTGACGAATTAACAATTCGTTTTGGTCAAAAAATAGTGACTGTGAAAATAAATGAATTAAAAGAAACAACTAAAAAAGAAGATGCAGCAAATATGTATAGCTTAGTTCGTGAAGAAAAAGTAAAAGCGGAAGAAGGCTTGTTCTAA
- the yabP gene encoding sporulation protein YabP: MNNGYSPTSSNQQNVSVEHDIIMRGRRIIDITGVKQVESFDSEEFLLETVMGFLTIRGQNLQMKNLDVEKGIVSIKGKVNEMLYIDENQGEKTKGFFSKLFK; the protein is encoded by the coding sequence GTGAATAATGGTTACTCACCTACGTCTTCTAATCAACAAAATGTTTCTGTAGAGCATGACATTATTATGCGTGGCAGGCGTATAATTGATATTACCGGTGTAAAGCAGGTAGAGAGTTTTGATAGCGAAGAGTTTTTACTAGAGACCGTAATGGGTTTTTTAACGATTCGTGGTCAAAATTTACAAATGAAAAATTTAGATGTGGAAAAAGGTATTGTGTCGATTAAAGGGAAAGTTAATGAGATGCTGTATATTGATGAAAATCAAGGGGAAAAAACTAAAGGTTTCTTTAGTAAGTTGTTTAAATGA